The sequence GGCTGACAGCGCATGGGGTACAacgtcccagcatgcaatgctttcccaggggcccccacgagagtttttcggggcccctggagcggagtccttcactcgctctggggggcccggaaaactcttgcagggccgggcccccggagcttcttccgctccccgtcttcgccggcggggggtccttccgctccggggcggaaggaccccccgccggcgaattacccccgaagtgggacccgccaccgaaatgcagccaggtcttcggcggtaattcgacggcggcgggcccttccgttccgggacctaccgccgaagtgccccgaattaccgccgaagcgggggcccctccggcaccgaattaccgccgagaGGGGGCCCCTCCggcaccgaattaccgccaagagGGGGCCCCCCggtgccaaagaccccaggctcctggaatcctctgggcggccctgctgctgaGTGTGCTCATCcgatttgtatgaatgtatcagtCTTGTCTCGGAAACTAGGAACATGAAATATAACTccctgtaattatgcaaagtgtgggccgttAACGGTGGCTTGGCATCTCGACGGCTCCCGTTCACCAGGACGATTGGTTGTACggggctctgtttacttgcaagggTACGTCTATGCCAGCGTTCGACGCATCGGGGATCGATGCACCGCGTCTCGTCGGGACGCGACGCATCCATCCGCGAATCGACGCCCGCACTCCACCTCGGCGGGAGGAGGAAGCGGCAGCGACGGGGGAGCCGCGCCcgtcgactcgccgccgtgaggacggccagggaAGTCGAGCTATGATACTTCGACTTCTAGCTGATggtgcgtatcttagttcgaaccccgccACCCCCcagctagtgtagcccaggcctcagtttccctgtatgctggcaagtgggtaatgaaatCTTACAGTGCCATGTGACCACGTCACCGGGTCTGGACGCCATCTTTAACCCGGTGCTTTTCCGTTTAGGAagaggattcccgccttgtgcaaaagctatgtaagggggtggaacagaacacagGGGGATGCAGTCACGAGAAACCCCCCCCCGGCTACCGCCTGAGCTGAAACAAGGGCTGTGCGAGGGGAAAGGATCggtcccagactaggaaggagtctagtctgtaaaagaagctgattggaacatctctgagggcgagatttacctgtattcagtttcttaatgtattaggcttagacgtgcgggttttgttttatttcgcTTGGTGACTTGCTTTGTTCCAGCTGTTATGACCTGGAACCTCTTAAATCCTCCTTTTTATGCTTGATAAAAATCCCTTTTGCTTATTCGTTAACCCAGAGCAAGCAAAGCTTTGGGTTCAGGCCTGGGTGTGGGTTGCAGCAGGCCGGCGTGtctggcacagccaggcagggttctggagtcccaagctggcagggaaacggGCTCAGAGGGCGCCTCAGCGCATCAGggggcagttcccaaggggggggGTTCTCTGACCCAACCCCGTGGCACCCTCTCTACCTTCTCCTTGGTCAGGTCCTCGTCGCCGTCCGGCTGCTCCACCCCGAACTTGTTGTCCATCTCCTCCCCGCCTTCGCAGATGTTCTTGCCTTTGCAAAGGTCGTACACGTGGGTCAGGCGCTTCTTGGGTTGCCCCTTCGACTTGCCAAGGATGTCCTTGATTTTCGGgttgttctgcagcaggggggcAGACACACGGCGGGGGGGTGACCCAGGGAACCCCGAGATCGCCGGGGCGAGGTGGGTGGTGATGGGTCCCCCCCAGGGGATGGGTCTACggcagaggtccccaaagtgtggggggcatggaggaacgtCTGGGGGGCGGGCCAGCCCCCacaagggtggggagggagcgccacctagcccctccctgcccgcagCTCTGTTCcgctcccatccccagccacatctcagcccccttacccatccccattcccccaccccacctccgaGCCacgtccctgcccctgccccctaagAGGCtccgcctctgcccccagccctgttcacgtcccagccccaccctggagcctccCGGTCCCAGATCCACCCCCCGCTGCAGCCTCGGCCCCCTTACCCATCTGCGTCCTCGCTCCCCGCCAGGCGTGGACCGGGCTAACAGGGGGGTGACCCTCAAAcatttggagaccactgatctatgGTCTTACAGAGCAAGTGGGAGCGGAGGAGGGACTTggctcagggtggggaggggatggagttcCGGGGGGGACAATtgtactgccccccccccgcggggaGCGGGGTCGGCTCACCGAGTCCACCAGCAGCTTGGAGCAGAAGAAGCAGACGCAACGCAGCACTTTCATGGTCTTCCCCAAGAAGCCCACGTGGAAGACGGGCTTGGCCAGCTCGATGTGGCCGAAGTGGCCCGGGCACTCCGTCATGTTCCCTGCAGGGAGAGCGGCCCCCGGTGAGCGCCGCGGCCACGGCACCCCAGAAACACCCACGCAGGTGGCCAACCCGGCAGGTGCCCGCCTGGGAATGTTTGGGtcttggggggcggggaatggggcctgtcatctctagggggcgccggctcccatccggccccagggtaGGGAcaggctggctcgggggggcaaGGATCCCGCCCCACACTGCCCTCAGGAGCGAGGGCTTTCGGTCTCACCCGCACACGTCTGGCACCGGCCCGTCTTCTCGATCACTCCTTGCCGGGGGTCCATCAAGCCCCCCAGCTTGGGGCGGCCCCCCTCCGTCGTCTCGGGGTACTTGATCCCCCCCTCCGTCACCGACATCCGTTTCTGGGAGGGTGGCAAAACGGAAACGGAGGGTCAGGCTGGGGCGGGAAGCGGCACCACgcccaggggaaactgaggcaggcaccGGCATGGCAGCACAGGGTGGGCTGTCAGCCTGGGTGACACTGCATCCGGAGATCTTCTGGATTATGGTGGCTCCGACCTCTatcccaatatcctgtctccagcaACGCCCCAAAGCACGACAATTCACCCCTTATGAAACCCGGGCTACGATTCCTGTCAACACCTCGCCGTTTGCAACGACTGCCTCCACTTCACGTGGcatggagttccacaggttaatttgCATCGGCTACGCCTCCCACGCCCAGCACCAACCTACAATTAACCTGCCGGGGCTTTCCAACTAAATCAGATCAGGATCTCCAGAAAGCTATATCAGCGGCTCCCAGTAAGCCAAGGAGCTGGTAACTTTGCATTGTTTACCGACCGCATTTTAGCAGCAAGGGCTAAGAAAAATTAAGGATCCATCCCAAAACCTCTTCCGATTGGCCGTTGTAAGAGCTAACTGATTATATTGTGAGCTGCTACGCGTGACCCTGTGTCAAAAACTTTCTGAAAACTCCTTCAATACCAGCACTCGCCTCCGACTAGATTTTTCGGTTACGATTTTTCGACCTGCCTTCGCCGCGAACAGCGCTTCAAAATTACCGCGCCAGGACAACGGGCGCTCAGACCATTTCGGGTATTTGAGCACAGCTGGCTTTTCGTACGGCCAATTTCCCCCGCGGAGGAAAAAACATTGAACGGTGGCTGGAAGATCACAAAATTTGGCAGGATTCGAGCGGAGGTCCTGCACCTGAAACGGtttgaaattgatttttttttcaaatcgcATTGCCGGCGTCACTTTCAAATCGATCtgagcataagaacggccgtaccggctcagaccaaaggtccatctagcccagtgtcctgtctacagacagtggccaatgccaggtgccccagagggagtgaacctaacaggtcaTGATcacgtgatctctctcctgccatccatctccatcctctgacgaacagaggctggggacaccattcttacccatcctggctaatagccattcatggattTAACcgctatgaatttatccagttctcttttaaacgctgtccTAGCCCTGGCCTTCACCACCTcctctggcgaggagttccacaagttgacagtgCGCTGCgtgaaaaacttccttttatttgtttaaaacctgctgcccattcatttaatttggtggccccgatttcttgtattatgggaatgaataaataaataacttttccttatccactttctccacatcactcgtgATTTtgtacacctctatcatatccccccttagtctcctcttttccaagctgaaaagtcccagcctctttaatctctcctcacatgggacCCGTtgcaaacccctaatcatttcagttgcccttctctgaaccttttcatCCGACGCTCTGCAAATTGCGCCCAAAAACGTTTCGAAGGAATTAAGCCAGAAATATTTGCACCACGGTTCCCTGTCTGTCTCCAGTTCCACCCCCGGTGTATTAAAACTCTGCACGCCAACGCAATCGGGGTGAAAGGTCCCCCAACACCACCACTGGAAAAGTGTTACGAAGATCGAGGTTGCTCCCTGAGTCCGGGAACAAACTGCCCAAAACATCCGATTTCGCGCTGAGTCGTACATCTGCCTGTCCCCGCCCATATTCCACAGCTGTCCCCCCATGATCCCAGTCGCAAGCACCCCCAAAACTTGGTCTCACTTTTCCACACCCTTAATTAGGTTATGTAGCCACAAGAGTCCTTCGCTTCCAAGTGTCCTCAATACCCCAGTTATGTCATACCCCTCAGCTGATCCATGTACCCCGACACCAGTATATGCGCTCCCcaactcccccacacacacccccctaaACCACATCACCCCAAATGTATTGCCTACACCCCGTGTATAATGCAGACACTACCGAAGAGGCCTCGGGTCTCTGTACACCCCCCTCACTCTGCATAGTACCCCACAATGGTCCCTCACTTCAATGCATCCCCCCAATAGCATCACTGGGCAATGCAGGCCCCCAGATAACACTACAGTGCGGTATGTACCCCTATTTCACTGCACAGCACCTCACTCGCTGTACCCCACTTTTCACCACATTCCAGTACGTTCGCTAGATACAACTATGCTGTGCAATGCACCCCCAGTGCAACACACAGCATCCCCCAATGCACCCCCAAATGTTACATTGTGCACAGCCCTCACACACCATCACACTGTGCAATGCACCCTCTAGTGCAATACACTGCTTCCTGCACTCCATTGTACCCGCAGATACCACTTTGCTGTACAATACACCTTATAGTGAACTGGGGGTCGGGATGCCTCAGGGGGTCAcggggttattacatgggggtcgcaAGCGGtcggcctccaccccaaatcctgctttgccccatttataatggtgttaaatatataaaaagttttttttaatttataagggggggtggcactcagaggcttcctatgggaaaggggtcaccaatacgaaagtttgagaatccctgcactACGCTGTGCAACACCCCCTAGCGTCATGCACAGCCCCCCAACGTCCAATGCACCCCCGGACACCACTCCACTGTGCAAGGCCCCCCCCTTGGCAATGCACAGCCCCTAACCTCCCATTCAGCCCCAAATACCACTCAACTGTGCAAGGCACTCTCTAGTGCAGTGCAAAGACCCAAGGCACCCCCAGATAACACTAAGCTGTGCAATGCACTCTAATGCACTCAATGCATAGACCCCCAACCCCAGCGCACCCCCAGATAGCACTAAGCTGTGCAATGCTCTCTAATGCAATCAATGCACAGACCCCCACAACCCCAATGCACCCTCAAATAGCACTAAGCCATGCAATGCACCCCCTAGTGAATGCACAGACCCCCAACTCCCAATGTATCCCCAGACACTTCAGTGAGAATACAGTCTCCTCCATGGCACAGCCTCCAAGCACCCCCAAAATACCACTCTCTAGTGCAATGCACAAGCCCCAACGCACCCCCAGATAGCACTAAGCTGTGCAAGGCACTCTCTAATGCAATCCATGCACAgacccccaacccacccccagaTAGCGCTAAGCTGCGCAATGCACTCTCTAATGCAATCAATGCACAGACCCCCCCCAATGCACCCTCAAACAGCACTAAGCCGTGCAATGCACCCCCTAGTGAATGCACAGACCCCCAACGTATCCCCAGACACTTCAGTGAGAATGCACTGTCTCCTCCATGGCACAGCCTCCAAGCTCCCCCAAAATACCACTCTCTAGTGCAATGCACAAGCCCCCAGGCACCCCCAGATAGCACCAAGCTGTGCAATGCACAAGCCCCCAGATAGCACCAAGCTGTGCAATGCACAAGCCCCCAGATAGCACCAAGCTGTGCAATGCACAAGCCCCCAGATAGCACCAAGCTGTGCAATGCACAAGCCCCCAGATAGCACCAAGCTGTGCAATGCACAAGCCCCCAGATAGCACCAAGCTGTGCAATGCACAAGCCCCCAGATAGCACCAAGCTGTGCAATGCACAAGCCCCCAGATAGCACCAAGCTGTGCAATGCACAAGCCCCAACGCACCCCCAGATAGCACTAAGCCGTGCAATGCACCCCCCTAGTGAATGCAGAGACCCCCAACGTAGCCCCAGACACTTCAGTGAGAATACACTGTCTCCTCCATGGCACAGCCTCCAAGCCCCCAGATAGCACCAAGCTGTGCAATGCACAAGCCCCCAGGCACCCCCAGATAGCACGGAGCCGTGCAATGCACaaaccccccagcacccccagataGCACTAAGCTGTGCAATGCACAACCCCCCAGATAGCACCAAGCTGTGCAATGCACAAGCCCCCAGGCACCCCCAGACAGCACGGAGCCGTGCAATGCACACCCCCCCACAACGCCCCCCTCTCCAATGAATTCGCTGGTgcaatgcagagcccccccgcccccgcagcgcGCGAAGCTgtgcaatgcaatgcaatgcaccccccccccccgggcacccACCATCTCATCGGGGCTGAGGATGCCGAACTGCACGCGCTTGATGGTGCGCAGCGGGCACGCGCTGTCCCCGGAGGGCGGCCCCCCGTGCATGGCGGATCACGTGACGCGGCCGCGCGCGCCGCGGCGGCCTCCTCCGGCGGGCAGCAACcgtcgcccccctcccccactcctttcccGCGCTTCCCGGCACCGGGGCCGCCTGCTCCCCGCTTCACCGGGGGGGGGAACCTTCCCCCGACCCCCGCCGCCCCCGGGCTCCGACGCGCGAGCTCGCCCggccgccgagccccctccctccGATCCGTCCCCGGCGCGCTCCTCAGCGCGACTGAGCCGCGAACGGCCGGGAGCCGCCTTATATAGCCTCGCCCCCACGCTGGCCCCGCCCACCCCTGCCGCGGGGATAGCCCGGGCCTGGCGGCAGGGGCGAGCACGCACGGGAGGAGGGGGGGGCGTGGTCAGGCCTGGGAGAAGGAAGGGGCGGTGGGAGAGGGGGCGGAACCAAGTGCaaaggcggggagggggggggcggagcCCGCTGTTGTGTGAGACCCTCCATGTGAAATTTGGGGAGGGGATTGTCCTCCCCCCTCCTTTATCAGCCAAGGGAGGGCTTGGTACGTGCCGGAATGCCCCACCAGCCTTTCCCCAACAACAAATCTCCCACCCTCTCCGGTGGTAATGGTACGCGCTCATGAATAATTAACCCTAACGTTCGTCCCCCTCTATGCATAATTCATGAGGGTGGGTGAATATGCATGAGGGGGAAAAGGCGGGGCCGGCCGGAAAGGGCCGGAGATAGCCGAGCGTCGCGCCAGCCGGGGAGCGAAGCCAGCTGAGGAGCGAAGTCGAGGCTCGGAGTGCggcggcggtggggggaggggtcggaACGCTCCGGGCGCGGCCTGGCGGAGCCGGGGGCCTCGCGTGAGGCGCCTGCCGGGGAGGCGCCCCGCGGCCCGGCCGCCCGGGCTGGGAAAGGCCGCGGCTCGGGCCTTCGCCCGGAGCTAAATCCGAGcgcggagctgggctgggagggccGCTGCCGGGTTAGGGGCCGGGGATCCGGGGCGCTGCCCGGTTAGGGGCCGCGGGGATCCGGGGCGCTGCCCGGTTAGGGGCCGGGGATCCGGGGCGCTGCCCGGTTAGGGGCCCGGGAGGGATCCGGGGGCGCTGCCCGGTTAGGGGCCGGGGATCCGGGGAGGGGGCGCTGCCCGGTTAGGGGCCGGGGATCCGGGGCGCTGCCCGGTTAGGGGCCGGGGATCCGGGGGCGCTGCCCGGTTAGGGGCCGGGGGATCCGGGGGCGCTGCCCGGTTAGGGGCCGGGGATCCGGGGGCGCTGCCCGGTTAGGGGTCGGGGAGGATCCGGGGGCGCTGCCCGGTTAGGGGCCGGGGATCCGGGGGCGCTGCCCGGTTAGGGGCCGGGGATCCGGGGGCGCTGCCCGGTTAGGGCGGGGATCGGGGGCGCTGCCCGGTTAGGGGCCGGGGAGGGATCGGGGCGCTGCCCGGTTAGGGGCCGGGGGGATCCGGGGGCGCTGCCCGGTTAGGGGCCGGGGATCCGGGGCGCTGCCCGGTTAGGGGCCGGGGGGATCCGGGGAGGGGGCGCTGCCCGGTTAGGGGCCGGGGATCCGGGAGGGGGCGCTGCCCGGTTAGGGGCCGGGGATCCGGGGGGCGCTGCCCGGTTAGGGGTCGGGGGCGCTGCCTGGTTAGGGGCCGGGGAGGGATCGGGGGCAGTGCCCGGGTAGGGGCAGGGGGGATCCGGGGGATGGGGGGCGCTGCCCGGTCAGGGGCCGGAGAGGGGGATCCGGGGGGGGGCGCTCCCCGATTAGGGGCCGGGGGGGTTCCAGGCTCCGGTGTCTCGGGCCTGACATGGGATCCGACCGCCCCACCGAAATGCCAGGAATCCGCCCGCCCCCCGGACGCAGGCAGGTGCCTGGCGGGGTCGTTTCCCCCCCAGGCCAAAGCTGCGCTCTCCCCTCTGCACCGCTCTGCccccaggggtgtgaaaatccccccccccccgcgggacACGGTTACAGCGAccgacccccccctcccccgagggggagatgggggggggggctcggcgTCCCTGTGCTGGCCTCGCTGGCTGCCGCGCAGATCTGGGTCGCCTTGAACCCGAACCCAGGGGACCTCTCgccgggggaaactgaggcacgcctgGGCCTCCGAGAAATGGGAgagaaaatcccccccccccagcacgcGGAATTGGGCCCGGTCACGGGGGCCGCCCAGCGagcggtgtgggggggggcaggtgccagctgggtccccccctccccccaagccggCGTGGCCAGTAGGGGGCGGGTCCGATTCAGGCCCCCCAAGTAAGAGCCCACCCCCTTGAGGGTCGgttcagagcagggctgggactgCAGCTCCTGCCGCTGGCCGCTAGATGGCACCAGCGCCGTGTTGAAACCCAGCACCGATGGGGCCCAtaacccctgtgcccccagccagccagtccctgccccattccctgcccccctgagcccgccagtccccgccctggggctgggtgggagccggccccccctagaggggacaggccctgccccattccctgcccctgagccagccagtcccgcccgGGGGCCGGGGGGGTGCCGGCGCCCCCTcgaggggacaggccccggcccgattccccgcccccctgtgccagccagtccctgccctggggctgggtgggagccggcgccccctagaggggacaggcccctgccccattccctgccccccggagccagccagtccccgcccgggggctgggggggagccggggcccccagaggggacaggcccctgccccattccccattcccgcccctgagccagccaggccccacGCTGAAGTGGGTCGCGCTGAAGGTCTCCTAATTACCTCCCCCCCCCAGAAAAAACCTGGGGTAACGAAGGACTGGAACAGACGTGTCCTGGTGAGCAGATATTAAATAAAGCCGCAATCACCCACCCTCCCTTGTCCGCCTGGTctttgtgccccccccccgacccACCAGCCCCtacgcccctcccagagctggggagagaacccaggagtcctggctcccaccccccctgctctgacccaccagcccccacgcccctcccagagctggggagagaacccaggagtcctggctcccagccccccctgctctgacccaccaacccccactcccatcccagagctggggagagaacccaggagtcctggctcccagcccccccctgctctaaccaccagcccccactcccctcccagagccggggagagaacccaggagtcctggctcctacccccaccctgatctaaccaccagacccccctcccagagctgaggagagaacccaggagtcctgacgtgttccccctcccgccccaactgaGAAGCGTTTATGATGAGCACGGCAGGagcactgcccagacccccccctccccggccccccccGGAACGAGGCCAGTCAGGGGGTCGGCCTGCTACGCCCACTGGGCAGTTCTGCCGCCAGGCATCAATTTCTGCCCTCAACCAACTGCAGCTGCTCCGAGCGGGGCTTGACTCTGGGTGACCCCCATTGCCCCCCCTCggtctccccactcccccccccaacgCCCCGGAGCCCACACGGGCATCCCCTGCTCCCGTTCAGCCCGGTCCCACTttaaccctcatgcttcagggctgtCGCGGCCAAGGGTCAGGAAGGGACCTAAGGGGCGGGCTGGTTCTCGGCCCCACTTCACGCGGGGCCCTTTAGGGTGGCGGAGACGGCCCCGCCCAGCGAGGGCGCCGGGACACCGGGGACACCGGGGTCGAGCTGCCCCACAGGCCCATCCTCAGACGTACACGTTTTATTTCTGACGCTCGGCTCCggccccggggcggggcggggccggtccCGCCCATCCACGCGGCACGGGAAGGGTCTGTACCGGGCGGGCGTGTCCACactaggaggtgggggctgggcactggTGCCCTGTGGGATCAGGCCTCGTTTCAGCATCGGAGGGTATATGGGGGTCTCCAGGTGTGTCCATGGGGCGGAGGGCCCCAGCCCGGCCTGGTATCTGGGTGTGTCCATGGGGCGGAGTGTCCCAGCTCGGCCTGGTACATGGGGGTCGCCGGCTGTGTGCATGGGGCGGAGAGTCCCAGCCTGGCCTGATACCTGGGGGTCTCCGGCTGTGTCCATGGGGCGGAGGGTCCCAGCCTGGCCTGATACCTGGGGGTCTCCGGCTGTGTCAATGGGGTGGAGGGTCCCAGCTTGCCCTGGTACATGGGAGTCTCCTCTGGGTTCGTCCATGGGGCACAGGGCCCCAGCTTGGCCTGGTACCTGGGGGTCTCCGGCTGTGTCCATGGGGCACAGGGCCCCAGCTCGGCCTGGTACCTGGGGGGTCTCCGGGTGCGTCCATGGGACGGAGGGTCCCAGCTTGGCCTGGTACATGGGAGTCTCCTCCGGGTTCGTCCATGGGGCACAGGGCCGCAGCTTGGCCCGGTACCTGGGGGTCTCCAGCTGTGTCCATGGGACGGAGGGTCCCAGCCCGGCCTGGTACATGGGGGTCTCCGGCTGTGTCCATGGGGCACAgggccccagcccggcccagtACCTGGGGGTCTCCGGGTGCGTCCATGGGGCGGAGGGTCCCAGCCCGGCCTGGTACATGGGGGTCTCCGGCTGTGTCCATGGGGCACAGGGCCCCAGCCCGGCCTGGTACATGGGGGTCTCCGGGTGTGTccatggggcccaggcccccagcccggcctgccccccccctcacccctcctcctcctcgtccggCGGCTGGCAGCTGACGTTCTGGGCGGCGATGATGGAGATGCTCCCCAGGATGACGCCGGCCCCCATGACGTCGAAGGGGGTCACGGCCTCCCGCAGCACGTAGTACTGCACGGCCAGCGTCACCACCACCTCGGAGTGCAGCACCGCGCACACCAGGGCCGGGTGGGCCAGCGTCACGGCGTGGCTGGCGCACAGGAAGGAGGCCAGGGCCAGCACCCCCACGGCCACCGTGCAGCTCCAGGTGAGCGGCTCGGCCGGCAGCACCGGCTCCTGCAGCAGGAACATGGCCGGGGCGCACACCAGCCCCCCCAGCGCCCCGAAGGCGAACGCCGCCGTGGGCAGCTTGGCCGGGAAATCCAAGGCCCGGAAAATAGCCAAGCCCAGGGCCAAGGCCACGCCGCCCAGGCAGGCCAGGGCGTAGCCGAAGGCGTCGGCCAGGCGGGTGCTGGGGTCCAGGCTGAGCAGATCCGGCACCACCATGATGAGCAGCCCCAGGGTGCTGCCGAGGAGGCCGAACCAGTCGTAGCCGCTCAGCCGGCGGCTCTccaggcagagccccagcagcGCCGCGCCCAGGGTGGAGCAGCCCTTGCGGACGGTGGCGGCGTTGGCGCTGGGCACGGCCACGAAGGAGCTGTAGGCGCAGGCCACGGAGAGGACGTTGGCGGCGGcgtggaggaggaggcggcgccGCGCCGGGCCGGGGCCGAGCAGCGGGGCCCGGCGGCAGCGGAGGCGGCAGGCGAACggcaggtggaggaggcagcGGAGCAGCAGGATCTCCAGCGAGGGGATGGCCGAGGCCTCGTGGGCCATGCGGGCGAAGGGGGCCACGAAGCCGGCCGGCAGcccgccccccagcagggccACCAGCAGCCCCTTCATGCTGGCCGAGAGGCGGTACCGGCGCCAGGGggcgcggggagccgggcgggcggcgcgcgcgggggcgctgggggccgcatggagggcggggggcgggccgcagcctgggggagtgaggaggggagggggagggaacggGGCGTCGGCCCAACGTGCCCCCCCCATGAGCATCTACCCCGTCTGTccagccccatccaccccccgtctgtctgtctgtccacccctgtctacccccatccaccccccgtctgtctgtccagccccatctacccctgtccaccccccgtctgtctgtctgtccagccccgtccacccccgtctgtctgtctgtccagcccCATCAaccccgtctgtctgtctgtctgtccatcccgtCTACTCCCATCCACCCGccgtctgtctgtccgtccatccccatCTATCCCATCCACCACCCGTCTGTCTGTCCAGCCCTATCTacctccatccacccaccccattTCCATCTGTCCGTCCAGCCGCCCGCGCCTCCCGTCAGGTCCCGTCCGCGGCCCCGCCTCCGTCTGCCCGCCCGGCCGCCCGCGCCCCCCGTCCGGTCCCGTCCGCGGCCCCGCCTCCGTCTGCCCGCCCGGCCGCCCGCGCCCCCCGTCCGGTCCCGTCCGCGGCCCGCCTCCGTCTGCCCGCCCGGCGCCCGCGCCCCCGTCGGTCCCGTCGCGGCCCGCCTCCGTCTGCCCGCCCGGCGCCCGCGCTCCCGTCGGTCCCGTCGCGGCCCGCCTCCGTCTGCCCGTCCG is a genomic window of Mauremys reevesii isolate NIE-2019 linkage group 14, ASM1616193v1, whole genome shotgun sequence containing:
- the SLC35G6 gene encoding solute carrier family 35 member G6; amino-acid sequence: MKGLLVALLGGGLPAGFVAPFARMAHEASAIPSLEILLLRCLLHLPFACRLRCRRAPLLGPGPARRRLLLHAAANVLSVACAYSSFVAVPSANAATVRKGCSTLGAALLGLCLESRRLSGYDWFGLLGSTLGLLIMVVPDLLSLDPSTRLADAFGYALACLGGVALALGLAIFRALDFPAKLPTAAFAFGALGGLVCAPAMFLLQEPVLPAEPLTWSCTVAVGVLALASFLCASHAVTLAHPALVCAVLHSEVVVTLAVQYYVLREAVTPFDVMGAGVILGSISIIAAQNVSCQPPDEEEEG